In Trichocoleus desertorum NBK24, the following are encoded in one genomic region:
- a CDS encoding serine/threonine-protein kinase codes for MLEPEQVLHIRQGTPTEAQYRLKQKLGQTAGRQTWLAEDLAAQPPEPVVIKLLAFGDQVQWADLKLFEREAQVLRQLKHSQIPKYRDYFSIDDRLLWFGLVQDHIAGASLKQLIAEGKHFSERQVRQMAANLLHLLIYLHELSPPVLHRDIKPSNLILGKDNYIYLIDFGAVQDKAAAEGSTFTVVGTYGYAPMEQFGGRAVAASDLYALGATLIHLLTGISPAELPQKDLQIQFADRVSLDPDFVWWVAKLVQPDVAKRFQMARQALEALRSLEASKAAPPPTVSRQPEASHERSPVVKRERAIVPHFDTRIQLHQTADELLIQVPGANPWNLLYLIPIAIGLAIIGQPWIPVISSVSWQFSNILVFVLPIVLLIGGGVYWDFLPTFVRFTQEKFSIYKSPFSLPMVMFQGSIGEIHNVFHSLRTFDGGKRTYEQRVVTIQTYSTENFFAKGFSWDECNWLVKVIKEWLRMT; via the coding sequence ATGCTAGAACCCGAACAAGTTCTCCACATTCGCCAAGGAACGCCAACTGAAGCGCAGTACCGACTGAAGCAAAAACTGGGGCAAACGGCTGGACGGCAAACTTGGCTGGCAGAAGATTTAGCGGCGCAGCCTCCAGAACCTGTAGTAATCAAGCTTTTGGCTTTTGGCGACCAAGTGCAGTGGGCTGACCTGAAGTTGTTTGAGCGCGAAGCTCAGGTGTTGCGGCAACTCAAGCACTCGCAAATTCCCAAGTACCGCGATTATTTTTCCATTGACGATCGCCTGCTTTGGTTTGGACTGGTGCAAGACCATATTGCGGGTGCTTCCCTGAAGCAACTGATCGCTGAAGGCAAGCATTTCAGTGAGCGGCAAGTGAGGCAAATGGCGGCAAATCTGCTGCATTTATTGATCTATCTTCACGAACTCAGCCCTCCGGTGTTGCATCGTGATATCAAGCCCAGCAATTTAATTTTGGGCAAAGATAATTACATCTACCTGATCGATTTTGGTGCGGTTCAAGACAAGGCTGCGGCTGAAGGCAGCACTTTTACAGTTGTGGGAACCTACGGTTACGCACCAATGGAGCAGTTTGGCGGTCGAGCCGTTGCCGCTTCTGACTTGTATGCCTTGGGAGCAACCCTAATTCACCTCCTGACAGGGATATCGCCAGCAGAGTTACCTCAGAAAGATTTGCAGATTCAGTTTGCCGATCGCGTCAGCTTAGATCCTGACTTTGTTTGGTGGGTGGCGAAACTGGTACAGCCCGACGTAGCAAAACGCTTCCAAATGGCACGACAAGCGCTAGAAGCTTTGCGATCGCTAGAGGCCAGCAAAGCGGCACCACCACCGACAGTCTCTCGCCAGCCCGAAGCGTCCCATGAGCGATCGCCAGTTGTCAAAAGAGAGCGAGCCATCGTTCCGCATTTTGACACCCGAATTCAGTTACACCAAACTGCTGATGAGCTGTTGATTCAAGTCCCAGGCGCTAATCCTTGGAATTTGCTGTACTTAATTCCCATAGCTATTGGGCTTGCCATCATCGGTCAACCCTGGATTCCTGTGATTTCTAGTGTGAGCTGGCAGTTTAGCAATATTCTTGTCTTTGTCTTGCCGATCGTGCTGCTAATTGGTGGTGGGGTGTATTGGGATTTTCTACCCACCTTTGTGCGATTTACCCAGGAGAAATTCTCAATTTATAAGTCTCCCTTCAGCCTTCCGATGGTGATGTTTCAAGGCTCGATTGGAGAAATTCATAATGTCTTTCACAGTTTGAGAACCTTCGATGGCGGCAAGCGAACTTATGAACAAAGAGTCGTTACAATCCAGACCTACAGTACCGAAAATTTCTTTGCGAAAGGCTTTAGTTGGGATGAATGCAACTGGTTAGTGAAGGTGATTAAAGAGTGGTTGCGGATGACTTAA
- a CDS encoding DUF4126 domain-containing protein, which translates to MDQLLNFNTLIEILLGVSLSAASGFRVFVPLLMLSAAAVLGHANLPTDFDWIESPQALAVFAIASTLEVGGYYIPWFDHLLDVVATPAAILAGTIVTASLAPDLNPVAQWTLALVAGGGAAGITKSLTNLLRATSTATSGGLANPIVATVELVVAIALSILAITLPVVAIIVVIAFLGFAIAKLWRFFSRFRTPQTTPENLS; encoded by the coding sequence GTGGATCAGCTCTTAAATTTCAACACTTTGATCGAGATCTTATTAGGCGTGAGTTTGAGTGCGGCCTCTGGCTTCCGAGTCTTTGTGCCACTCTTGATGCTTAGTGCGGCGGCCGTGCTGGGTCATGCCAATTTGCCCACTGATTTTGACTGGATTGAAAGCCCCCAAGCTCTAGCTGTATTTGCGATCGCCTCGACTCTAGAAGTAGGCGGCTACTACATCCCCTGGTTCGACCATCTGCTCGATGTGGTAGCAACGCCAGCAGCAATTTTAGCGGGCACGATTGTGACGGCTTCGCTGGCTCCTGACCTTAATCCTGTAGCGCAATGGACGCTAGCGCTGGTAGCAGGCGGAGGAGCGGCGGGCATCACCAAAAGCTTGACCAATCTCTTACGAGCGACCTCAACCGCAACTTCTGGTGGCTTAGCGAATCCGATTGTGGCGACGGTGGAGTTAGTCGTGGCGATCGCGCTCTCGATTTTAGCAATCACCTTACCAGTCGTAGCCATTATTGTAGTGATCGCATTTCTGGGATTTGCGATCGCGAAGCTGTGGCGATTTTTCTCCCGTTTCAGAACACCGCAAACTACTCCAGAAAATTTGTCTTAA
- a CDS encoding zinc-dependent peptidase yields the protein MVAAVILFLAIGLIVVGIFATPLLVKRRRDRLKQRPFSPLWDAVVENYLPIYPRLSASERRRLQGHIQVFLKEKQFIGCAGLQITEEMRLAIAAVACLLLLNERGTYFLKLRSVLVYPSVYFVNETAIEGNYVVEERRVARLGESWSRDQVVLSWEQVQRDATNWRDGHNVVLHEFAHQLDQEDGNAEGVPFLPKDLDYAVWAQVMTQEYQQLCQDVQRGAKTVMDSYGTLNPAEFFAVATETFFEKPQQLLKKHPDLYKQLQHYYQLDPVKWI from the coding sequence ATGGTTGCAGCAGTCATTCTCTTTCTGGCGATCGGCCTAATTGTGGTTGGGATTTTCGCTACTCCCCTCTTAGTAAAACGCCGCCGCGATCGCCTGAAGCAACGCCCATTTTCACCCCTTTGGGATGCTGTAGTAGAGAATTATCTGCCTATTTACCCTCGTCTTTCTGCGAGTGAAAGGAGACGGTTACAGGGACATATTCAAGTCTTTCTAAAAGAGAAGCAATTTATTGGCTGTGCGGGATTGCAAATTACCGAGGAGATGAGATTGGCGATCGCGGCAGTTGCTTGTTTGCTGTTGTTGAATGAGCGAGGCACCTACTTTCTCAAGTTGCGATCAGTTTTGGTGTATCCCAGTGTCTATTTTGTGAATGAGACGGCGATCGAGGGTAACTATGTAGTGGAGGAAAGACGGGTGGCGCGATTGGGAGAGTCGTGGAGCCGAGATCAGGTGGTGTTGTCTTGGGAGCAGGTACAGCGAGATGCCACTAATTGGCGAGATGGACATAATGTAGTGCTGCATGAGTTTGCCCACCAATTAGATCAAGAAGACGGCAATGCCGAAGGTGTGCCGTTTTTGCCCAAAGATCTAGATTATGCAGTTTGGGCGCAGGTGATGACGCAGGAGTATCAACAACTCTGTCAGGATGTGCAAAGAGGTGCCAAAACGGTGATGGATAGCTACGGCACTCTCAATCCTGCTGAGTTTTTCGCTGTGGCAACTGAGACATTTTTTGAAAAACCCCAGCAATTGTTGAAAAAACATCCCGATCTTTATAAGCAGCTACAACACTACTATCAACTCGATCCGGTGAAATGGATTTAA